A single genomic interval of Anopheles marshallii chromosome 2, idAnoMarsDA_429_01, whole genome shotgun sequence harbors:
- the LOC128708458 gene encoding uncharacterized protein LOC128708458 gives MQFSWAYDGVNGSVPRNTGLECADYLSPSRKLMETIVVIPFCLIAIKCSISRLKPITYRQLDRTTTTALSVNRSLSSSNHNLHHLHYQRNLIDSEPRDLLMPHHRERSFSSASIASGMVEDIHCQRCVQTVSGRGMVIPGDILIPSWGKQFLLVTMTLTLGVELGFKFATRTVIYILNPCHITTIIQIYLLACNKPTKSSTVLFRLQMNFLNGPLLAFMFPETDSRQLPIESSIYWIQHALMCIIPVFLLRSGGVYNMEALNDFTWNIIGYATLIIYHFGVLQVVATPVQVNLNHMLCPALKDPFEGSNYRICAVFHEAILCTLLCKLVTFLFSPLPSSIVNYPTFKNGKATDSSPIVVAATVGSSTSLPSHLISSSRPSSRSSSPAKSTSILQENNIIIKTSKID, from the exons ATGCAGTTCAGTTGGGCATACGATGGTGTTAACGGGTCAGTGCCGCGTAATACTGGCCTGGAATGTGCAGATTACCTATCACCTAGTCGAAAGCTGATGGAAACAATCGTCGTAATACCGTTCTGTCTGATCGCAATCAAGTGTTCCATAAGCAGGTTAAAACCAATCACGTACCGACAGCTTGATCGAACGACAACTACTGCTCTCAGTGTGAATAGATCACTTAGTAGCAGCAATCACAATCTTCACCATTTACACTACCAGCGCAATTTAATTGATTCAGAACCACGAGATTTACTGATGCCACACCATCGGGAGCGATCGTTCTCCTCTGCTTCAATTGCCAGCGGAATGGTAGAGGATATTCATTGTCAGCGATGTGTTCAAACGGTATCAGGACGCGGTATGGTAATCCCTGGAGACATCCTTATACCTAGCTggggaaaacaatttctacTTGTTACTATGACGCTTACATTGGGAGTTGAACTAGGCTTTAAATTCGCTACCAGAACAgtgatttacattttaaatccGTGTCATATAACTACCATCATACAG ATATATCTTTTAGCTTGCAATAAACCGACTAAGAGCAGTACGGTGCTCTTTCGACTACAGATGAACTTTTTAAACGGGCCACTGTTAGCGTTCATGTTCCCGGAAACCGATAGCCGACAGTTACCCATAGAATCATCTATTTACTGGATTCAACACGCACTTATGTGCATTATTCCTGTATTTTTATTAAGAAGTGGAG GGGTGTATAACATGGAAGCGTTGAATGATTTCACTTGGAATATTATAGGCTATGCTACTTTAATAATCTATCACTTTGGAGTTCTTCAAGTGGTAGCAACT ccAGTGCAAGTTAACCTAAACCACATGCTATGTCCAGCACTGAAAGATCCCTTTGAAGGTTCCAACTACCGTATATGTGCCGTTTTTCATGAGGCAATTCTGTGCACTTTGCTATGCAAGTTggttacttttttatttagcCCGTTACCATCTTCAATTGTAAATTATCCGACGTTCAAGAATGGAAAGGCCACGGACTCATCACCAATTGTTGTGGCGGCTACTGTAGGATCCTCTACGTCTCTACCATCACATTTAATATCATCATCTCGTCCATCTTCGCGTTCATCGTCACCAGCAAAATCAACCTCAATACTAcaagaaaacaatataattATAAAGACTAGCAAAATCGACTAG
- the LOC128718167 gene encoding pro-resilin-like yields MKVLLLRMGLIFVVIAAIFLAALATAEPPAPRNGFSSPSSNYLPPGQSFNGNNGYNYNSNDNGYNYPSASNGGNYPAPSQQYGAPSGNGANGGYNYEDANAQPAKYSFEYNVQDFASGNDFGHMESRDGDRTVGRYYVLLPDGRKQIVNYEADQNGYRPTITYEDVGTGNGANGNNGGYGGNGQFNGYQ; encoded by the exons ATGAAAGTATTACTGCTGCGAATGGGCTTG ATCTTTGTTGTTATCGCTGCAATCTTCTTGGCTGCTCTAGCCACGGCCGAACCGCCTGCTCCACGCAACGGGTTTTCCTCTCCTTCGAGCAACTACCTGCCCCCAGGCCAATCGTTCAATGGGAATAACGGTTACAACTATAACTCAAACGACAATGGTTACAACTACCCCTCGGCCTCCAACGGCGGAAACTATCCTGCCCCATCCCAGCAGTACGGAGCCCCCTCTGGTAACGGCGCAAACGGCGGATACAACTACGAGGACGCAAATGCTCAACCTGCCAAATACTCATTCGAGTACAACGTGCAGGACTTCGCCTCTGGCAACGACTTCGGACACATGGAATCTCGTGATGGCGACCGAACCGTTGGACGCTACTATGTCCTCCTTCCCGATGGTCGCAAGCAA ATTGTAAACTATGAGGCCGACCAGAATGGGTATCGTCCAACCATCACCTATGAAGATGTTGGTACTGGAAATGGAGCTAATGGTAACAATGGAGGATATGGTGGAAATGGACAGTTTAACGGTTATCAATAA
- the LOC128707214 gene encoding histidine-rich glycoprotein-like, with protein sequence MLKFITCANVLKHCCHFLLLSVIMRVKAEAPINSYLPPAHGHGHGGEGTHHDDHHTDLVPPSSSYGTPDSSYGPPHHQSGFHPDHHEYEDHHDHHDNHDDSGSFEDEPAKYEFSYEVDDEDADLSFGHEEMRDGDYTTGKYNVLLPDGRRQIVEYEADHKGYRPKITYEGGDEHPHHHDHPHEHGHEHGHDGYPKETPHTQLGYPRESHHDFEHNGIGHGSNEYDTHGHDNGHSRADHGIHDGHRGYDSNAHENHGNGHGHGHGHGHNGHNGHNDHHHNGHNGHHRRRSSNTNNHQHSSNHHNSINHRHNGYH encoded by the exons ATGCTAAAGTTCATAACATGTGCAAATGTGCTAAAG CATTGCTGCCATTTTCTGTTGCTTTCCGTAATTATGAGAGTTAAGGCCGAAGCTCCAATCAACTCATACTTACCTCCCGCTCACGGTCATGGTCACGGTGGAGAAGGTACGCATCACGACGATCACCATACGGACCTAGTACCACCATCGAGCAGCTATGGAACCCCCGATTCAAGCTATGGTCCACCTCATCATCAGTCTGGCTTCCATCCAGATCATCACGAGTACGAAGACCATCACGATCACCATGATAACCACGATGATAGTGGATCCTTTGAAGAT GAACCAGCCAAGTATGAATTCAGCTATGAAGTCGATGACGAAGATGCTGATCTTTCTTTCGGTCATGAAGAAATGCGTGATGGAGACTACACCACTGGAAAATATAACGTCTTGCTTCCTGATGGGCGTCGACAG ATTGTAGAGTATGAGGCCGACCACAAGGGATATAGACCAAAGATTACCTACGAAGGAGGAGATGAACATCCGCATCACCATGATCATCCCCATGAGCACGGACACGAGCACGGACATGATGGCTATCCAAAGGAAACTCCGCACACTCAACTTGGTTACCCTAGGGAATCGCATCACGATTTCGAGCATAACGGTATTGGGCACGGATCGAATGAATACGACACGCATGGGCATGATAATGGACACAGCCGGGCAGATCACGGGATTCACGACGGTCATCGAGGATATGATAGTAATGCTCACGAGAACCATGGTAACGGGCATGGTCATGGACATGGGCACGGACATAACGGGCATAACGGTCataacgatcatcatcataacgGACATAACGGTCATCATCGCAGAAGAAGCAGCAATACTAACAACCACCAACATTCTTCGAATCACCATAATAGCATTAATCATCGTCACAATGGCTACCACTAG
- the LOC128707215 gene encoding uncharacterized protein LOC128707215: MESRNTVYMMFGIILYVLIKHVSAESDKDYDLKITKFVCLDTPYQRSVLHYCKTIVRRNRPTVLNLSITIPESFDFLKIKFSIEYKFTTFRPFLFDLEKEACEFLSSKIRDPASEIAYKVVFEKFTSIAKPCPHGNRTYNIEYWVDPQTLPKSVPAGDYRLTSIFSFKDNVTLLKLQTYGTTRRKGIFRSMIEW; encoded by the exons ATGGAGAGCAGAAACACTGTATATATGATGTTTGGAATAATACTATATGTGTTGATTAAACACGTCTCTGCCGAAAGTGACAAAGACTATGATctcaaaattacaaaatttgTGTGCCTTGATACACCTTATCAACGAAGTGTGCTACATTACTGCAAAACTATAGTTCGTCGAAATCGGCCAACCGTTTTGAACTTGTCAATAACGATTCCTGAAAGCTTCGATTTtctgaaaattaaattcagtATAGAATATAAGTTTACTACCTTTCGCCCCTTTTTGTTCGACTTAGAAAAAGAGGCATGTGAATTTTTGTCGTCAAAAATACGAGATCCTGCATCGGAAATTGCTTATAAGGTAGTATTTGAAAAGTTCACAAGTATTGCTAAGCCCTGTCCACATGGT AATCGTACCTACAACATTGAGTATTGGGTGGATCCTCAGACTCTTCCAAAATCGGTGCCTGCTGGTGATTATCGATTAACTTCAATCTTCTCTTTTAAAGACAACGTGACTTTATTAAAACTGCAAACTTACGGTACAACAAGGAGAAAGGGAATTTTTCGTTCCATGATTGAGTGGTGA